The genomic interval CGCCGGGCCCGTAGCCGGTCGACGCGAGCTGGATGGCGCGGTCCACCTCGTCCTCCGGCTCGGGCCAGCCGAGCGCGCGCGGGGACGGCCGGTACTCGGGGTTGTCCTCCCACTCGACGATCTCACCGTCGAGGCCGGACCGCCACCGGCCGGTCATCGCCCACTCCGGCGGTTTCCCCTCCCCGGACCACATCGGGTCGACCACCCCCAGCCAGTGGTCCGGGGCGAGGCGGCCCGCCTCGCGGATGTCGTCCGGAACGGGCGGGAGCGCCTCGTCCTGCTGGTTCATCGCTGTCCTCACTCGGTGGATCGGGACGACGGTGCGGTCCGTGCCGGGTCGTCCAGGGCATCCGGGTCGTCCAGGGCGTCCGGGTCGTCCAGGGCGTCCGGGTCGTCGCGCCAGAGGAGGCGGCGCGCGGTGGTGGCGTCCGTGACGACTCCGGTGAGCAGTCCGGACCTCAGTGCGGCGCGGACCGCCCCGGCGCCGCGTCCTCCGGCCGTGACGCCGATCAGCTCCGCGACGCCGCGGAGTTCGGCGACGCTGACGGCGATCGTGCGGGCGTTCAGCTCGGTGGGGATCACCCGGCCGGTGGCGTCCAGGACGTGGCCGGCCACCTCGGCGCACGCTCCCGCCTCCCGGAGCGTCTCCCGCTCCCGCTCGGACAGGGCGTCGTACACCGCGGAGTGCGGGGCGTCCCACGCCGCGATGCCGACGACGGCCTTGGTGACCAGACCGAACCGGTCCAGCGTCTCGGCGGTGGCGGGCTGGCTGCGCAGGACGGCGGCCGTCGCCGCGTCGGGCAGCAGGAACGGGGTGTGGAGGGGGAACGCCCTGCCCCCGCCCGCCGCTGCCGTACGGCGGACCGCGGTGATCGCGGCGTCATGGGCGAGGTCCCGCCCGTGCACCCCGGTCAGCTGGACCACGTCGCACAGCGGCAGCCGGGTGACCGCCTCGCTGAGCGCGTCCACCGCGTGGCTGCCGTCCAGCCCGAGGACGTCGCCCTCCTCGGCGATCTCCGAGACCAGCCGGGCCGCCGCCGTGCCGAGCCAGCGCCCGCTCTGCCACTGGTCCGCCGACGCCGCCGTACCGCTCTCACCGCGGCCCAGGTTGACGACGATGCCGTGCCGGAGACCGAACCGCTCGGTCAGTGCCCGTCCGAGCGGGACGTCGATCTCGGCCGGGACGGTGATGTCGATCCGCACGATGTCGTGGGCCACGGCCGCGTCGAGGAGGCGGGCCACCTTGAACCGGCTGATGCCGAACTCCTTGGCGATCTCCACCTTCGACCGCTGCTCCAGGTAGAAGCGCCGGGCGACGGCGGCGGCGAGGAGCGTGTCGATCGGCGCGGGTAACGCCGCCGCCTCAGCCGGTTCGGCCATGTCGTCTCTCCGCGCTCTCATCGTTCGTCAACTCACACTACTTCCCCGGCTAGTTCATCCGTGCGAAGTGATCAAAACATAACGGAGAAGTGATATTGAAGTGACACCTGAGACGTCAGTGACCGCCGAAACCGAACTTTCCACGTCCCGAACGGGTCGCCCGCACCAGGGCGGGGAAGAAATCATTCCGACTCCCCTCCCTCCACCAGCACCTCAGGGAGCCCCATGCTGCGCGGCATCGACGTGAGTGCGTACCAGTCGTCCTCGTACGACACCGACGGCCTGTCCTTCGTCTTCATCAAGGCGACGGAGGGCCGTTCGTACACCAACCCCAGGCTCTCGGCCCAGACGGAGAGGGCCCGTGAAGCCGGTCTGGTCGTCGGCTTCTACCACTTCCTCTGGCCGGGCAACCTCACGGCCCAGGCGGAGTACTTCGTGCGCAAGGCCCCGGAGAGACAGGGGGACGTCCTCGCGGTCGACTGGGAGACGACGGGCGAGGGAACGCACGCGAGCAACGCGGAGAAGGACCGCTTCATCCGGAAGGTGAAGGAGCTGCGCCCCGACAACAGGGTCATCCTGTATTGCAATCGGAATTTCTGGCTGAATGTCGACACCACGTCCCACGCGGGCGACGGCCTCTGGATCGCCGACTACGTCACCGCCGGGAAGCCCCGCATCCAGGCGGAGTGGCGCTTCCACCAGTACACCGACGACCCGCTGGACAAGAACGTCGCGGACTTCCCCAGCAGGCCGGCGCTGAAGGAGTGGGCCGAGGGCGCCTGACCCCGGCCCGCTCCGGGACCACGCCTACTTGTCCAGGTGCGCCCAGAACTCGTCGAAGGACAGCAGCTTGTCGCCGTCGAGGTCCCGCGACGCGATGACGGCCTCGGCGACCGTCTCGGTGACGTTCCAGTCGCCGCCCTGGGCCAGCGCGGTCTTGAACTCGGCAGCGGTGATGAACCCGTCCCCGTTCGTGTCGATCCGCTCGAACTGCTTCCGTGCTTCCTCGATGTCCGCCACCGGTCCGCCCCTCGTTCATTTCGTACGTGTACTGACGCGGGCCAGATTATCCGGCCCGGGAGCGCCGCTGATCAGCGGTCCGCCACGCGCATCTCGAACCAGGTGGTCTTGCCGTGGGAGAGGAGGTCGACGCCCCAGCGGTCGGCGAGTTCGTCGACGAGGAAGAGGCCGCGGCCGCTGACGTCCGTCTCCTGCACCGGCATCAGGCACGGCAGGGCGCGGGACGGGTCGCGGACCTCGACGCGGATCCAGCCCCGGCGGTGCCGCATGCTCAGGCCGAAGGCGCGGGCCCCGGTGTGGCGTACGGCGTTGCCGACCAGCTCCGAAACCAGCAGCACGGCGTCCTCGGTGAGCTTGGGGGGCAGGCCCCACCGGCGCAGGATGACGATCTGGACGAGCCGGCGGGCGAGGGCGGCGGACTCGGGGCGGGACGGGAGCGGAACTTCACCCTCCGTGGGGTCGCCGTACAACTCCAGTGCCTGTACGGCACGTTCGTCCTCGACCGTCGGCGACCAGCGCGACGCGGTGGCGCGCCCGTCTCCCCGCGGCTGTTCCATGCCCTCCAGCCCCGCCATGCCCTCATCATGGCCGCACACCGGGGCGGCAGGGGCCGTTCCGAGGGAATACGCCCCCCGTGCGCCCCCAGTCCGCCGCGATCCTCCGGTGTATGCCAAAGACATGCCAATGGCTCCGAAAGCCTGCTCGACCTGCGGCAGCGATTCACGCTCGGGCAATCGACGGGCCCCCTCGACGGAAACGGCTTAAGGGTGCGTCAAGGCTCCCATAATGCGCACCGCCGGGGGGCCGGATCGGGCATGACGTCACCTGCGATTCCGGTGTGGGGGTTTCACCCGCTCGTCACAGGAACTTCGCCTTGCCGGGGCCTTCCTCCACGAAGCTGCGCATGCCCCGCTCGCGGTCCTCCGTGGCGAACAGACCCGCGAACCAGTTGCGTTCCACCGCGAGTCCGGTGTCGATGTCCGTCTCCAGCCCGGTGTCGACCGACTCCTTGGCCGCCCGCAGCGCGATCGCCGGCCCTTGTGCCAGCTTCGCGGCCCAGGCGTGGGCCTGGGCGTAGACCTCGTCGGCGGGGACCACACGGTCCACCAGGCCGAGGGACAGCGCCTCGTCGGCCCGCACCTGACGGCCGGTGAAGATCAGGTCCTTGGCCTTGGACGGGCCGATCAGCCGGGCCAGCCGCTGGGTGCCGCCCGCGCCCGGGATCAGGCCGAGCAGGATCTCGGGCTGGCCGAGCTTGGCGTTCTCCCCGGCGATGCGGTAGTCGGCGCACAGGGCGAGCTCGCAGCCCCCGCCCAGCGCGTATCCGGTGACGGCGGCCACGACCGGCTTGGGGATGCGGGCGACGGCGGTGAAGGAGTCCTGGAGGGCGCGGGCGCGCAGGACCATCGCCGTGTGGTCCATGGCCTGCATCTCCTTGATGTCCGCGCCCGCCGCGAACACCTTCTCGCCGCCGTGGATCACCACGGCGCGCACGTCCTCGCGGCGCGTGGCCTCCTCGGCGAGCTCCTTCAGACGGTCCTGCGTGGCGACGTCCAGCGCGTTCATGGGCGGGCGGTCCAGGCGCAGCGTGCCGACGCCCTCGGCGACTTCGAGATGTACGGTCATGGCAGCAGGTTAACGGTGACTAACGGCTGGCGAGCCGGCGCCGTGGCTCACACCCGTGCCGGGGGTCCGGGGGTCGCCCCCGGGCAAGCACAGCACGGTGACCAACGGCTGGCGAGCCGGCGCCGTGGCTCGCGCCCGCAGGGGTACGACAACGGCCCCGGTGCGGACACCGGGGCCGTGGGCCGGGAAGCGGGCGTCCTACGCCTTCCACTTCTCCCAGGACATGTTCCAGCCGTTGAGGCCGTTGTCCGGGGCGATCACGGCGTCGTCGGAGTTCTTCACCTCGACCACGTCACCGATCAGCGAGTTGTCGAAGAACCAGGCCCCCGGGGCCTTCTTGTCCCAGCCGCCCTGCACGTCGCGCAGACCGATGCAGCCGTGGCTGGCGTTGCGGTTGCCGAAGGCGTCGCCGCCCCAGTAGTTGCCGTGGATGAAGGTGCCGGAGGTGGACAGGCGCATGGCGTGCGGGACGTCCTCGATGTCGTACTCGCCGGCGTAGCCGACCGTCTCGCCGTTCATGCGGGTGACCTTCAGCTTCTCGCTGATGACCATCTTGCCGTTCCAGGTCTCGTAGCCCGGGGCTCCGGTGGTGACCGGGATCTTCTTGATCACCTTGCCGTCGCGGATCACCTTCATGGTGTGCTTCTTGGCGTCGACCACGGAGATCTGGCTGCGGCCGACGGTGAAGGAGACCGTCTTGGCCTGCTCACCGTAGACGCCGTCGCGGCCCTCGACGCCGTCGAGGTCGAGGTCGACGGTGACCTTGGTGCCGGCCTTCCAGTACTTCTCGGGGCGGAAGTCGAGGCGGTCGTTGCCGAACCAGTGGCCCTCGACCTCGACGGCCGGCTCGGTGGTGATGCGGATGGCCTTCTCGACGTCCTCGGGGTGGGTGATGCCCCGGGTGAAGCGGAGGGAGAAGGGCATTCCGACGCCGACGGTGGAGCCGTCCTCGGGGGTGAAGTGCCCGAGGAAGGTCTTCTTCGGCGTCAGGGTGGTGAAGCGGGAGTCCTGCGAGGTGGCGCGGCCCTCGGCGTCCTCGGCGACCGCGTGCACCGTGTAGGTGGTGGAGGCGGCCAGGTGGGTGGACGGCGTCCAGGAGGCGCCGTCCCTGGATATCGCGCCCTCGACGGCCTCGCCCTCGGCGTTCTTGACGACGACCTCGGTGAGCTTGCCCCGGGCGGCCGTCACCTTCAGCTCGCCGCTGGTCCCGACCGACGTGGCGCCGTCGCGCGGGGCGATGGCGACCACGGCCTCGGACTGCGTGCTGCGCGCCGCCGTGGAGTCCTTGCCCTTGCCCTTGCCGTCGCCCGGGCCTGAGGCCGGCTCCGATCCCCCGCCGCCGCAGGCGGTGACCGCCAGCATCACCCCGAGTGCCAGCGCCGCGAACTTCCTGCCGCCGCGCCGCGCGCCCACCGGCGCCCCCGATATCGGCCCCACGTTCACTTGTTTCTCCCCTCGGCGGGTCTGACCGGACCCGGCCCCCCAGTGCGCCTCTCGCGCACACCGCGCATGGTAACCACAGGCCAGGGGCGTGGAAGACGGCGGTTCCGTCACCGTTCCGTTCCAAGTTCACGGCCCGCCGAGGGCGGTACGGTCAGCGGCGGTTCACCGCGCTGCCCGCCTTCCACTCCTTCCAGTCCATGTTCCAGCCGCCGAGGCCGTTGTCCGGCGCGACCGTGCGGTCCTCGCTGTTGACCACCTCGACGACGTCGCCGATCAGGCTGCGGTCGAAGAACCAGCCCGCCGGGGTGTCCGCGCTGCCGCCCTTCACGTCGCGCAGGCCGACGCAGCCGTGGCTGACGTTGCCGCTTCCGAACACCTCGGGCGCCGCCCAGTAGTTGCCGTGCAGGAAGGTGCCGGAGCTGGTCAGCCGGATGGCGTGCGGGACGTCGGGGATGTCGTACTCGCCGCCGAAGCCGACCGTGCGGCTGTTCATGCGGGTGACCTCGAGCATCTCGGTGATCACCATTTTGCCGTTGTACGTGGGCGTCCTGGCCGCGCCCGCCGTGACCGGCACGGTGGCGAGCAGTTCCCCGTCCCGGCGGACCCGCATGGTGTGGGCGGCGGCGTCGACCACGGACACCTGGCTGCGGCCGACGGTGAAGGTGAAGGTGCGGCGCTGCAGGCCGTAGACGCCGGGCGCGCCCTCGACGTCGCGCAGGTCCAGGTCGACGGTGACCTCGGTGCCGGGCTTCCAGTAGTGCTCGGGGCGGAAGTCGAGCCGGGTGCCGCCGAACCAGTGGGGCCGGATCTCGACGGCGGGCCGTGCGGTGACCCGGACCGCGCGTTCCACGGCCGCGCGGCGGGTGATCTTCCGGTTGAACTCCAGGGAGACGATCATCCCGGTGCCGACGGTGGAGCGGTCCTCGGGGGCGACGTAGCCGATGAAGCGTTCCTCCGGGACGTGCGTGGTGAAGGTGGTGCGCCGGGCAGAGCGGCGTCCCTCGCCGTCGACGGCGACGGCGTCGACCGTGTACTTCGCGGCGAGCGCCAGCCGTTCGTCGTCCGGCTTCCAGGTGCGCCCGTCGCCGGAGACGCGACCCGGGACGGGCGACTCGCGCGCGTCCTGCGACACGACCGCCCTCACCGACTCCAGCCGGCCCTCCGCCACCCGCACCCGCAGGTGCTCGCCGGGGCGGACGCCGGTGCTGCCGTCGCGTGGGGACACCTGGACGACGTCCCCGCGCCCCGGCGGCCCGAACACCCCCGGAACGGGACCCTCCGGGCTGCACCCGGCCGTCGCGGCCAGCAGTCCTGTCCCTGTCACCACGACGGCCAGCGCGGCCCTCGCGCGCCGTGCGCGCCCTTGTACGTGCCTCACGCGGTACCCAACGACGGGCGCCGCCTCCGGGAAACGACCATGCCGCCCCTCGGGGAAACGTGAGTGCGAGGCGCGCTCTGGGCAGAACTGTGGGAGGACGACGCACCGGGGAGCCGCGGCCGGAGCCGCACGGGCCGTGGCTCCCCTGTCCGCCGTCGTCCCCCACGAGCCGCGGGAGGCTGACAGGTGTCCAGCGCAGCCGAGCAGGAGGCGGTGGCCGGAGAGCGGGCCACCGGGGACGGGCGTCCGGCCGTCGTCGTGAACGGCGCACGGCCGGCGCGGCCCGCGCCCACGGTGCCCGTCCGGCCGGGCCGGCCGACGCCGCTGGGCGCCCGGTTCCGCACCGGCCCGGACGGGGTGGCGGGGACCAACTTCGCGCTCTGGGCGGGCGGGGCGGAGGGGGTGGAGCTGTGCCTGTTCGACGAGCACGGCCGGGAGAGCCGGGCCCGGCTGACCGAGCTGACGCACGGCATCTGGCACGGCTTCGTGCCGGGGGTGCTGCCCGGGCAGCGGTACGGCTACCGGGTGCACGGCCGCTGGGACCCGTGGACCGGCGGGCGCTGGAACCCGGCGAAGCTGCTGCTCGACCCGTACGCCCGGGCCGTCGACGGCGACTTCGTGCTGCCGCCCGAGGTGTACGGGCACGTCCGCGACTGGCCGGAGCAGCATGTCGCGGACACCGTGCGCGACGACCGGGACTCGGCGCCGTTCGTGCCGAAGGGCGTGGTCGTCCACGACGACGACGACTGGGCGGACGACCGGCGGCCGAAGACGCCGTGGGCCGACTCGGTCATCTACGAGCTGCACGTGCGCGGCTTCACCATGCGCCACCCGGACGTCCCGGAGGAGCTGCGCGGCACCTACGCCGGGCTGGCGCACCCGGCGGCGATCGAGCACCTGGTGCGACTGGGGGTGACGGCGGTCGAGCTGCTGCCGGTGCACCAGTTCGCGCACGAGGACCACCTGCTGCGCCGGGGCCTGCGCAACTACTGGGGTTACAACTCCATCGGCTACTTCGCCCCGCACGCCGCCTACGCGGCCTCGGGGACGGCCGGGCAGCAGGTCGGCGAGTTCAAGCGGATGGTGCGGGCACTGCACGCGGCCGGCATCGAGGTGATCCTCGACGTCGTCTACAACCACACCGCCGAGGCGGGCGAGCTGGGCCCCACGCTGTCGCTGAAGGGCGTCGACAACCGCGGCTACTACCGCCTCCAGCCGGACGCCCGCCGCTACGCCGACTACACCGGCTGCGGCAACACCCTGCACGTGGTGCAGCCGCACGTGCTGCGGCTGATCACGGACTCGCTGCGCTACTGGGTGACGGAGATGGGCGTCGACGGCTTCCGCTTCGACCTGGCGGCGGCGCTGGCCCGTTCCATGCACGACGTGGACATGCTGTCGCCGTTCCTCGCGGTGATCGCGCAGGACCCGGTGCTGCGCCGGGTGAAGCTGATAGCGGAGCCGTGGGACGTCGGCTCCGGCGGCTACCAGGTGGGTGCCTTCCCTCCCCTGTGGACGGAGTGGAACGACCGCTACCGGGACGCGGTGCGGGACTTCTGGCGGCACGCGCTGCCGGACGTGCGGGAGATGGGCTACCGGCTGTCCGGGTCCAGCGACCTGTACGCCTGGGGCGGGCGGCGGCCGTACGCCTCGGTCAACTTCGTCACCGCGCACGACGGTTTCACCCTGCGCGACCTGGTGTCGTACGACCGCAAGCACAACGAGGCCAACGGGGAGGGGAACCGCGACGGCACGGACGACAACCGGTCGTGGAACTGCGGCGCGGAGGGCGAGACGGACGACGGGGACGTGCGCGCCCTGCGGCGGCGGCAGCTGCGGAACCTGCTGACGACGCTGCTGCTGTCGACGGGCGTGCCGATGCTGGTGGCCGGCGACGAGATGGGCCGCACCCAGCGCGGCAACAACAACGCCTACTGCCAGGACAGCGAGATCGGCTGGGTGGACTGGAGCCTGCGGGACGACCCGGAGTGGCGGCCGCTGTTCGCGCTGGCCTCGCGGCTGATCGCGCTGCGCCACCGGCACCCGGTGCTGCGCCGCCGCTCGTTCTTCTCCGGCCGGGCGCACTCCGCGGACGGGCTGCGGGACCTGGCCTGGTTCACCCCGCACGGCCGGGAGATGACCGAGGGCGACTGGTACGCGCCGGCCGCCACGCTCGGCATGTACCTCTCCGGCCGGGACATCCCGGGACGCGACGAGCAGGGCGTGCCGGTGCTCGACGACAGCTTCCTGGCCGTCCTGCACGCGGGCGCGGACCCGGTCGGCTTCCTGCTGCCGGGGCCGCCGTGGGCCGAGCGGTACGAGGTGGTCGTCGACACCTCACGGGAGGAGCAGGACCGGGCGCCCGGCGTGGTGCACCGCGCGGGGGCGCCGGTCACCGTGCCGGGGCGGTCGGTGCTGCTGCTGCGGGTGCTGCCCTGACGTCCGGCGTGCGCAGGCGCGCGGTCAGCCGAGGATGCCCCGGTCGTACGCCGTCGCCGCGGCCGCCGCCCGGTCCTTGGCGCCCAGCTCGGCGAAGATGTGCGTCAGACGTGTCTCGGAGACCCGGCCGTTCGGCGAGCGGGCGCCGGCCGGCGGGGCGGGGGTGGAAGGAGGCGCGGAGCTCCGGGGTCTCGCGGACGGTCGGCTCGGGCTGGAGTCCGCTCTGCTGGAGCTGCGCGCCGAGGATGCGGGTGACCTCCTCGTGGTCGGCGACGGGGCCGAGTCCGGCGGCCCGGACCCGCCCGGCGTCGGGGACGCGCAGGCCTTCCCCGCACTCCACGGTGGTGGTCCTGCCGGCGTCGCTGGGGCCGTGGATGCCGGAGATCCCGCCCTCGTCGACGGAGAAGGACACCCCGTCGGCGGCGGGCCGGCCGCCGTAGGCCTTGCGCAGGTCGGTGACGTCGATGACGGACATGACGGCCGGTGTTCCGGCGGGCGCGGTGCGCGGACACCGGCCGTCGCGCTCGACCGCGCATCGTCCGATCGGCCGATGGAGTGGTACGGCTCCCCGGTCCGCGGCGCCCGTTCACCGGGGCACGGCCGCCCGGCGGCGCAGGTCGTAGGTCCCGGGACCGAGGCGGACCGGGCCGGAATTCGGTGGGCAGCGACAGTGGCGAACCGTACTCTCACTGCTGATGCCCACTACACCTTCTCCCCGGGAACCCCGCTCCACCGTGCGGACGCTGCTGCGGCTGTGGCCGTACGTGCGCCCCGTGCGGGCGCGCCTGTTCACCGCCGCGTTCATCGCCGTCCTGGCGTCCTGCATCGGGCTGGTCATCCCGCTCGTGCTGAAGTGGATGGTCGACGGGCCGATCGCCGACCGGGACCCGGCGGGGGTGTGGCTCGGCGCGCTGTACCTGCTGCTGCTCGGGCTGGCGGAGGCGCTGCTGTTCGGGGTGCGGCGCTGGCTGGTGGCTCGGCCGCTGTCGCACGTCGAGGCGGAGATGCGGGCCGGCCTGTACCGGCATCTGCAGCGGCTGCCGATCGCGTTCCACGACCGCTGGCCCTCGGGGCAGTTGCTGTCACGGGCCACCACGGACCTGATGCTGCTGCGCATGTTCCTGGCGTTCCCGCTGACGTTCCTGCTGGTCAACGGGGTGACGATCCTGGTCGGCGTGATCATCATGCTGGTCCAGGACTGGACGCTGGGGCTGGTCATCCTGGTGCCCGCGGTGCCGGTGCTGATCACCTGCGTGGTGTTCGAGAAGCGGTACTCGAGCGCGGCGCGGCAGGCGCAGGACCAGGTGGGCGATCTGACGACCGTGGTCGAGGAGAGCGTGCTCGGCATCCGGATCATCAAGGGGTTCGGCCGGCACCGCAGCCAGGCGCGGGCGTTCCGGGAGCTGTCGGGGAAGCTGCGGGGCACGGAGCTGCACAAGGCGCGGCTGCTGGCGACGATCCTCGGCGTGATCGTGACCCTGCCCGAACTGGCCATCGGGGCGGCGCTGGTGCTGGGCGCGGTGCAGGTGGCGGACGGCTCGCTGTCGGCGGGCACGTTGGTGGCGTTCCTGTCCACGGCGCTGGCGCTGCGCTGGCCGGTGGACTCGATCGGCTTCCTGCTGGCGATGAGCCAGGAGGCGGCGACGGCCACCGAGCGGTACTTCGAGGTGATGGACGCGGAGCCGGAGTCCGGCACCACGGCGTCCGCCGGGAAGCACAGCGGCCCCCGGGAGGGCGGGCTGCGGTTCGAGAACGTCACCTTCCGCTACCCGGACGCCCCCGAGGGCTCGCCGCCCGTGCTGGACCGCGTCGACCTGCACATCCGGCCCGGCGAGTCGCTGGCGCTCGTCGGTGCGACCGGCAGCGGCAAGACCACGCTGACCGCGCTCGTGCCCCGGCTGCACGAGGTCACCGAGGGGCGCATCACCCTTGACGGACGGGACATCACGGCGATGTCCCGGGAGGAGCTGCGCTCCCGCGTGGCCGTCGCCTTCGAGGAGCCGACGCTGTTCTCCGCGACCGTCGGCGAGAACGTCCTGATGGGCGGCGGCAGCGGCGAGGAGGACCTGGAGCGCGCGCTGGCCGTCGCCCAGGCCGACTTCGTACACGCGCTGCCGCAGGGCACCGCCACCCAGGTCGGCGAGCAGGGCCTGAGCCTGTCCGGCGGGCAGCGGCAGCGGCTCGCGCTCGCCCGCGCGGTCGTGGGGCGCCCCGACTTCCTGGTGCTGGACGATCCGCTGTCCGCGCTGGACGTGCACACCGAGGCCGCGGTCGAGGCCGCGCTGCGCCGGGTGCTCGCCGACACCACGGCGCTGATCGTGGCGCACCGGCCGTCCACGGTGCTGCTCGCCGACCGGGTGGCGCTGCTGTCCGGCGGGCGGATCACGGCGGTCGGCACCCATCACGAACTGCTGCGCGGCAATGCCGAGTACGCCCACCTCATGTCGGGCGACCCGGCGGAGGAACTGGAGGAGCAGCG from Streptomyces sp. DH-12 carries:
- a CDS encoding sugar-binding domain-containing protein, producing the protein MAEPAEAAALPAPIDTLLAAAVARRFYLEQRSKVEIAKEFGISRFKVARLLDAAVAHDIVRIDITVPAEIDVPLGRALTERFGLRHGIVVNLGRGESGTAASADQWQSGRWLGTAAARLVSEIAEEGDVLGLDGSHAVDALSEAVTRLPLCDVVQLTGVHGRDLAHDAAITAVRRTAAAGGGRAFPLHTPFLLPDAATAAVLRSQPATAETLDRFGLVTKAVVGIAAWDAPHSAVYDALSERERETLREAGACAEVAGHVLDATGRVIPTELNARTIAVSVAELRGVAELIGVTAGGRGAGAVRAALRSGLLTGVVTDATTARRLLWRDDPDALDDPDALDDPDALDDPARTAPSSRSTE
- a CDS encoding glycoside hydrolase family 25 protein, with protein sequence MLRGIDVSAYQSSSYDTDGLSFVFIKATEGRSYTNPRLSAQTERAREAGLVVGFYHFLWPGNLTAQAEYFVRKAPERQGDVLAVDWETTGEGTHASNAEKDRFIRKVKELRPDNRVILYCNRNFWLNVDTTSHAGDGLWIADYVTAGKPRIQAEWRFHQYTDDPLDKNVADFPSRPALKEWAEGA
- a CDS encoding EF-hand domain-containing protein; the protein is MADIEEARKQFERIDTNGDGFITAAEFKTALAQGGDWNVTETVAEAVIASRDLDGDKLLSFDEFWAHLDK
- a CDS encoding ATP-binding protein → MAGLEGMEQPRGDGRATASRWSPTVEDERAVQALELYGDPTEGEVPLPSRPESAALARRLVQIVILRRWGLPPKLTEDAVLLVSELVGNAVRHTGARAFGLSMRHRRGWIRVEVRDPSRALPCLMPVQETDVSGRGLFLVDELADRWGVDLLSHGKTTWFEMRVADR
- a CDS encoding enoyl-CoA hydratase-related protein translates to MTVHLEVAEGVGTLRLDRPPMNALDVATQDRLKELAEEATRREDVRAVVIHGGEKVFAAGADIKEMQAMDHTAMVLRARALQDSFTAVARIPKPVVAAVTGYALGGGCELALCADYRIAGENAKLGQPEILLGLIPGAGGTQRLARLIGPSKAKDLIFTGRQVRADEALSLGLVDRVVPADEVYAQAHAWAAKLAQGPAIALRAAKESVDTGLETDIDTGLAVERNWFAGLFATEDRERGMRSFVEEGPGKAKFL
- a CDS encoding Ig-like domain-containing protein codes for the protein MNVGPISGAPVGARRGGRKFAALALGVMLAVTACGGGGSEPASGPGDGKGKGKDSTAARSTQSEAVVAIAPRDGATSVGTSGELKVTAARGKLTEVVVKNAEGEAVEGAISRDGASWTPSTHLAASTTYTVHAVAEDAEGRATSQDSRFTTLTPKKTFLGHFTPEDGSTVGVGMPFSLRFTRGITHPEDVEKAIRITTEPAVEVEGHWFGNDRLDFRPEKYWKAGTKVTVDLDLDGVEGRDGVYGEQAKTVSFTVGRSQISVVDAKKHTMKVIRDGKVIKKIPVTTGAPGYETWNGKMVISEKLKVTRMNGETVGYAGEYDIEDVPHAMRLSTSGTFIHGNYWGGDAFGNRNASHGCIGLRDVQGGWDKKAPGAWFFDNSLIGDVVEVKNSDDAVIAPDNGLNGWNMSWEKWKA
- a CDS encoding Ig-like domain-containing protein translates to MRHVQGRARRARAALAVVVTGTGLLAATAGCSPEGPVPGVFGPPGRGDVVQVSPRDGSTGVRPGEHLRVRVAEGRLESVRAVVSQDARESPVPGRVSGDGRTWKPDDERLALAAKYTVDAVAVDGEGRRSARRTTFTTHVPEERFIGYVAPEDRSTVGTGMIVSLEFNRKITRRAAVERAVRVTARPAVEIRPHWFGGTRLDFRPEHYWKPGTEVTVDLDLRDVEGAPGVYGLQRRTFTFTVGRSQVSVVDAAAHTMRVRRDGELLATVPVTAGAARTPTYNGKMVITEMLEVTRMNSRTVGFGGEYDIPDVPHAIRLTSSGTFLHGNYWAAPEVFGSGNVSHGCVGLRDVKGGSADTPAGWFFDRSLIGDVVEVVNSEDRTVAPDNGLGGWNMDWKEWKAGSAVNRR
- the glgX gene encoding glycogen debranching protein GlgX is translated as MSSAAEQEAVAGERATGDGRPAVVVNGARPARPAPTVPVRPGRPTPLGARFRTGPDGVAGTNFALWAGGAEGVELCLFDEHGRESRARLTELTHGIWHGFVPGVLPGQRYGYRVHGRWDPWTGGRWNPAKLLLDPYARAVDGDFVLPPEVYGHVRDWPEQHVADTVRDDRDSAPFVPKGVVVHDDDDWADDRRPKTPWADSVIYELHVRGFTMRHPDVPEELRGTYAGLAHPAAIEHLVRLGVTAVELLPVHQFAHEDHLLRRGLRNYWGYNSIGYFAPHAAYAASGTAGQQVGEFKRMVRALHAAGIEVILDVVYNHTAEAGELGPTLSLKGVDNRGYYRLQPDARRYADYTGCGNTLHVVQPHVLRLITDSLRYWVTEMGVDGFRFDLAAALARSMHDVDMLSPFLAVIAQDPVLRRVKLIAEPWDVGSGGYQVGAFPPLWTEWNDRYRDAVRDFWRHALPDVREMGYRLSGSSDLYAWGGRRPYASVNFVTAHDGFTLRDLVSYDRKHNEANGEGNRDGTDDNRSWNCGAEGETDDGDVRALRRRQLRNLLTTLLLSTGVPMLVAGDEMGRTQRGNNNAYCQDSEIGWVDWSLRDDPEWRPLFALASRLIALRHRHPVLRRRSFFSGRAHSADGLRDLAWFTPHGREMTEGDWYAPAATLGMYLSGRDIPGRDEQGVPVLDDSFLAVLHAGADPVGFLLPGPPWAERYEVVVDTSREEQDRAPGVVHRAGAPVTVPGRSVLLLRVLP
- a CDS encoding ABC transporter ATP-binding protein is translated as MPTTPSPREPRSTVRTLLRLWPYVRPVRARLFTAAFIAVLASCIGLVIPLVLKWMVDGPIADRDPAGVWLGALYLLLLGLAEALLFGVRRWLVARPLSHVEAEMRAGLYRHLQRLPIAFHDRWPSGQLLSRATTDLMLLRMFLAFPLTFLLVNGVTILVGVIIMLVQDWTLGLVILVPAVPVLITCVVFEKRYSSAARQAQDQVGDLTTVVEESVLGIRIIKGFGRHRSQARAFRELSGKLRGTELHKARLLATILGVIVTLPELAIGAALVLGAVQVADGSLSAGTLVAFLSTALALRWPVDSIGFLLAMSQEAATATERYFEVMDAEPESGTTASAGKHSGPREGGLRFENVTFRYPDAPEGSPPVLDRVDLHIRPGESLALVGATGSGKTTLTALVPRLHEVTEGRITLDGRDITAMSREELRSRVAVAFEEPTLFSATVGENVLMGGGSGEEDLERALAVAQADFVHALPQGTATQVGEQGLSLSGGQRQRLALARAVVGRPDFLVLDDPLSALDVHTEAAVEAALRRVLADTTALIVAHRPSTVLLADRVALLSGGRITAVGTHHELLRGNAEYAHLMSGDPAEELEEQR